The Corvus hawaiiensis isolate bCorHaw1 chromosome 1, bCorHaw1.pri.cur, whole genome shotgun sequence genomic sequence atcccaatcccTCCTCTCGTCCCCTccctcattccagcccctctcTCCCATCCCTTGGATTCTCATCCCACTTTTCCCAGACTTTTCACTCATTTTCACTCCTCAAACCCAGCTTTGCTCACGGATTCCTCATTAATTCCCTAAGAAACCCGGGGGAAAAGGGTGGATAGATCCATAAAAACCTGGGGAAAAAGAGTGGAATTGgagatttttctgcattttgcttGAAGCACTTCCATTTTCCCAAggtttttcccaggttttcccagtttttcccagtttttcccaggtttttcccaggatttttccctttccatcgCACTCTTGGGTGATCTCACGCAGGATTTTCGGGATTTGATCCcgttttttttctggtttttcccGGTTTTCCCCCCAGGCCATCGCCCACTACGAGCAGGCGGCCGATTACTACAAAGGGGAGGAATCCACCAGGTACCGGATCCCGAGGGATCCCGGTGATCCCGGCCCCGAATCCCAATGGatcccgcggccccggccccaaATTCCCGTCCGGGGACGGTTCCTGgtccttcctcatcctcctcatcctccctgcCCGATCCCGGCCGATCCCGGCAGATCCCGGCAGTGGGGGGGGCCTGGGGGgattggggggtttggggaggggggttCTGGGATTCGgggagggattttgggatttgggctgggatttctgggatttgggctggggattttgggatttgggctgggatttctgggatttggggaggggttCTGGGATTCAgggagggattttgggatttggggagggggttctgggatttggggagggatttctgggatttgggctgggatttttgggatttggggagggatttctggggtttgggctgggattttgggatttggggttttccgGGGCCGGGCTATCCCGCGTTCCCGGTTCCCAGCTCGGCCAACAAGTGCCTGCTGAAGGTGGCCGCGTACGCGGCGCAGCTCGAGCAGTTCCCGCGCGCCCATCGACATCTACGAGCAGGTCTGGCCTTcggcctcctcctcccttccctttccccttttccctttccccctttcccttctctctctctcttccttttccttccttttcctcttctcttcctcctcctcctcttttttcccttttccccctcatttcctcctctcccaaacccccccaaatcccccaaatcctcgATCCCGGGGTTCCCTCCACCCCCAATCCCCGGGCTGCCCCGGCCCCAGTGACCGCGGGGATCCCGGGAACGccgaattccaggtgggggcgGTGGCCATGGACAGCCCCCTGCTCAAGTACAGCGCCAAGGAGCATTTCTTCCGCGCCGCGCTCTGCCACTTCTGCGTGGACATGCTCAACGCCCGGGTACGGGAATgcgggaatgtgggaaggggaatgggggattgggaatgggggattgggaatgtgggaatgggaacggagccctctgccactgctgcgtGGACATGCTCAACGCCCGGGTACGGGAATGTGGGAATgcgggaatgtgggaatgggaatgtgggattggaatgtgggaatgggaacggggccctctgccactgctgcgtGGACATGCTCAACGCCCGGGTAcgggaatgtgggaatgtgggaatgggaattggGGGATTGGGGAAATGTGAGAAtgggggattgggaatgggaatatgagatgggaatggggaattgGGATGGGAGGGCCTGAGGGTCTCCCCTGGttttttcccgtttttcccctttccctcttcctcccctcacaccccatccccgtccccgttcccatccccgttcccatccccgttcccatccccatccccgtccctgtTCCCGTTCctgtccccgttcccatccctgttcccgttcccatccctgttcccgttcctgtccccattcccgttcccatccccattcccgttcccatccccgttcccgttcccatcctGTTCTCGttcctgtccccattcccgttcccatccccgttcccgttcccatccctgttcccgttcctgtccccattcccgttcccatccccgtccccattccgttcccatccccattcccatccccgtccccgttcccgttcccatccccattcctgtccccatccccattcccatccccgttcccgttcctgtccccatccccgtccccattcccgttcccatccccattcccgttcccatccccgttcccgttcccatccctgttcccgttcctgtccccattcccgttcccatccccatccccattcccgttcccatccccgttcccgttcccatccctgttcccgttcctgtccccattcccgttcccatccccgttcccgttcccatccctgttcccgttcctgtccccattcccgttcccatccccgtccccattcccgttcccatccccattcccatccccgtccccgttcccgttcccatccccattcctgtccccatccccattcccatccccgttcccgttcctgtccccatccccgtccccattcccgttcccatccccattcccgttcccatccccgttcccgttcccatccccgttcccgTCCCCGCtcccatccccgtccccgttcccgttcccatccccgttcccgttcccgtcccgttcccgttcccgtccccgttcccgttcccgtccccgttcccgttcccgttcccatccccgttCCTGTTCCCGTCCCCGTTCCCGTTCCATCCCCGTTTCCCgtccccgttcccgttcccatccccgtccccgtccccgctcccatccccgtccccgttcccgttcccatccccgttcccgtccccgttcccgttcccgtccCCGTTCCCGtccccattcccgttcccatccccgttcccgttcccagctGGCCGTGCAGAGGTACGAGGAGATGTTCCCCGGCCTTCTCAGACTCCCGGGAATGCAAACTGGTCAAGGTCagccttcctcccctccctcccctcctccccttcctcctcctcttcctcccccaggATCGGGGCCGGGACCATCCCAGATCCGCTCCGTGCAGCCCGGGGGGAGCGCGAGGagcctccccttcctcctcctcctcctcctcctccccagaaACTCCTGGAAGCGCACGAGGAGCAGAACGTCGACGCCTTCACCGACGCCGTACGTGGGgagccccaaatcccctcagatCCACCCCCCAAACACCTCAcatccaaccccaaatccctccccaaTCCTCTCTCAAATCTCCCTGatttcaccccaaatccaccccaaatcccttctcaaatccctccccaaatcctccctcaaattcaccccaaattcccccagaTTTGACCAAACTCCTCCAATTTTCCCCAATCTCACCCAATTTCCCCCCAATTCCCCCTAACCCACCCCGAACTGCCCCAAACTGTCCCGAACCACCCTAAACTGCCCCAAAccgccccaaaccaccccaaactgccccaaactgccccaaaccgccccaaaccgccccaaaaccgccccaaaccgccccaaactgccccaaacCGCCCCAAACATCCCAAACCGCCCCAAACCGCCCCAAACCGCcccaaactggcccaaactgCCCCCAAACATCCCAAAGCGCCCAAAGCGCCCCAAAGCGCCCCAAAGCGCCCCAAAGcgccccaaaccatcccaaaccgccccaaactgccccaaaccaccccaaaccatcccaaaccgccccaaaccaccccaaaaccgccccaaaccgCCCCGAACtgccccaaaccatcccaaaccgCCCCGAACCGCCCCAAACCGCCCCAAACCGCCCCGGTTCCCCGAGCCGCCGCGAGCCGCCACGGTCGCTGCCGCAGGTGAAGGAGTTCGACGCGGTCTCGCGCCTGGACCCGTGGCTCACCACGGCGCTGCTGCGCATCAAGAGGACGATCCGGGGCGAGGAGGAGGATCTGCGCTGaccccccggcacccccggcacccccggcACCCCCGCCGTTCCCGGGATCCGCGCCGTTCCCGGGATCCGCGCCGTTCCCGGGACCCGGAGCCGCCGcttcccccccccgccccggccgtgCCTGACCCCGAGCGAATAAAATATTTAACGGGAGCCGGGATGTGGCGTTTTCCTGCTTTGTTGGGATTCCCCCCGGTTTTCCAGGGAAAGGGGGATGGGATTGTCCCCTCCCCCCAAGAAatggaccccaaaaccccccttGAGCCCCCCGGAACCTCCCCGAAGCCCCTCTTGGCCCtcccccgagccccccgggacccccaggtTCCCCCTTGgccccccagatccccccaaaccccccccagattccccccagatccccccaaatcccccctgatCCCCCCTagatccccccaaatccccccgatcccccccagatccccccaaacccccccagattccccccagatcccccaaatcccccctgatCCCCCCTagatcccccccaaatccccccgatccccccccagatccccccaaatcccccccgaTCCCCCCCGATCCCCCCAAgcccgctccggccccgcccctctGGGCGTGGCCACCGCTTCAAGCCCCGCCCACCCAGCGATGGCCACGCCCCCGAACCCTCCCGTCACCTCCCCGTGACGTCATCGCCGCGCGCCCCTTCCCCGCAAGGCCCCCAGCGCGGCGCTCCCGGGGGGCTGCCCCGGGCGGTGCCTGTCCCGGTGCCCGTTCCCGGTGTCGGCCCCGCTCCCGGTTCATCCCCCGCCCCATCCCCgccccatccccagccccgCGATGTCTCCGTGGGGCCGCTGCCCGCTGGTCGAGGACAGTTTCAGCCGGCTGGGCTCGCAGAGTAACGTGTACGGGCTGACGGCGCtggcggggcccggggggggggcccggggggggcCCCGGGGGGCTCCTGGCGGCCGCGCTcaaggggaaggtgctgctgtTCCGGTACCTGCAGCTGCGGCCCCGCCTGCGGCCCCTGGCCCGCGAGATGCAGTTCACCTACATCCCCGGTActggggccggggcggggctggggggcgTCTGAGAGGTCCTGGGGGGGATTtagggggggtctgggggggcactgggggggtctcagggggtcctgggggggttcgggggggatttgggggtcgcagagggggctgggggggatcTGGGGGCGTCTCAGGGGGATCtcggggggtcctggggggatCTGGGGAGTCTGGGGGGATCTGGGGGTCtcagagggggctggggggatttggggggcatttggggggggtcccagggggttctgggggggatttgggggtctcagagggggctgggggggatttggggggcatttgggggggggtcccagggggttctggggggggattttggggggtcgcagagggggctggggggtcccgggggtcgTGAAGGGTCACGGGGAGGGGCCGGGGAGGGGccggggtggatttgggggggtcagggggggtTGGGGGAGCTCCCGGTcgattttgggggggtcccggggggtccCCGCCCCCCCTGAGCGCCCCTCCCCCCTCAGTGGATGCCGAAATCGTCTCCATCGattccttccccaaatccccccccccagCGCGGCCTCGTCGTCGGCATCACCTTCATCAAGGtggggggggccgggggctttggggggcccgggggggtttgggggggattttggggggggccgggggggtcTCGAGGGGTCCCAGGGTGGTTGGGGGGGGCCTCaaggggtcctgggggggtcccggggggtcccagggggtcTCGGGGGAGGTCTCAGGGTGttttggggggctctggggggtctcagggtgttttgggggggtctcaggggggtCTCAAGGGTGttttggggggctctggggggtctcagggtgttttgggggggtctcaggggggtctcagggtgttttggggggctctggggggtcTCAGGCTGTTTTGGGGGAGTCTGGGGGGGTCTcagggtgttttgggggggtctcaggggggtCTCAGGGTGCTCTGGCCCCCCCAGGACTCGGGGGACAAGCCAGCCCCTTCCTGAACATTTACTGCGACTACGAGCCCGGCTGCGAGTTCGACNNNNNNNNNNNNNNNNNNNNNNNNNNNNNNNNNNNNNNNNNNNNNNNNNNNNNNNNNNNNNNNNNNNNNNNNNNNNNNNNNNNNNNNNNNNNNNNNNNNNNNNNNNNNNNNNNNNNNNNNNNNNNNNNNNNNNNNNNNNNNNNNNNNNNNNNNNNNNNNNNNNNNNNNNNNNNNNNNNNNNNNNNNNNNNNNNNNNNNNNNNNNNNNNNNNNNNNNNNNNNNNNNNNNNNNNNNNNNNNNNNNNNNNNNNNNNNNNNNNNNNNNNNNNNNNNNNNNNNNNNNNNNNNNNNNNNNNNNNNNNNNNNNNNNNNNNNNNNNNNNNNNNNNNNNNNNNNNNNNNNNNNNNNNNNNNNNNNNNNNNNNNNNNNNNNNNNNNNNNNNNNNNNNNNNNNNNNNNNNNNNNNNNNNNNNNNNNNNNNNNNNNNNNNNNNNNNNNNNNNNNNNNNNNNNNNNNNNNNNNNNNNNNNNNNNNNNNNNNNNNNNNNNNNNNNNNNNNNNNNAatcccggccccggccccacgGCTGCGGCCCcgcggggggtcccggggttAATTAACGGCGGGGCATAAAAGAGCGTTAATTGCATTAatggggggggggatttggggcggggatggggcgggggggtggggcagcgctgggggcggggggagctGTGGGGCGGAGCTGTGGGGTCGGggggagctgtggggccggggtgtggggcagagctgtggggcagagctgtggggcgGAGCTGTGGGGCAGCGCTGTGGGGCCGGGGTGTGGGGGCGGAGCTGTGGGGTCGGGGGGAGCTGTGTCTGTCCCCCCACCGGCCCCACAGCGCTGCCCCACGGCTCCCCCCGTTCCCTGCTCCATGGGGCGGGGATGGATCCGGGGGGTGGGGATGGATCCGTGGGTCAGGGTTGGATCCGTGGGTCAGGGATGGATCCGTGGGGCGGGGATGGATCCGTGGGTCAGGGATGGATCCGTGGGTCAGGGTTGGATCTGTGGGGCCGGGATGGATCCGTGGGTCAGGGTTGGATCCGTGGGTCAGGGTTGGATCCGTGGGGCGGGGATGGATCCGGGGGTCAGGGATGGATCCGTGGGGCGGGGATGGATCCGGGGGTCAGGGATGGATCCGTGGGTCAGGGTTGGATCTGTGGGGCCGGGATGGATCCGGGGGTCAGGGATGGATCCGTGGGTCAGGGTTGGATCTGTGGGGCCGGGATGGATCCGGGGGTCAGGGATGGATCCGTGGGTCAGGGTTGGATCTGTGGGGCCGGGATGGATCCGTGGGGCCGGGATGGATCCGGGGGTCACTGTTGGATCCGTGGGGCCGGGATGGATCCGGGGGTCAGGGATAGATCCGTGGGGCGGGGATGGATCCGGGGGTCACTGTTGGATCTGTGGGTCAGGGATGGATCCGTGGGGCCGGGATGGATCCGGGGGTCAGGGATGGATCCGGGGGTCAGGGTTGGATCTGTGGGGCCGGGATGGATCCGTGGGGCCGGGATGGATCCGGGGGTCACTGTTGGATCCGTGGGGCCGGGATGGATCCGGGGGCCAGGGATGGATCCGTGGGGCCGGGATGGATCCGTGGGTTAGGGATGGATCCGGGGGTCAGGGATGGATCCGGGGGTCAGGGTTGGATCTGTGGGGCCGGGATGGATCCGTGGGGCGGGGATGGATCCGGGGGTCAGGGTTGGATCTGTGGGGCCGGGATGGATCCGTGGGGCGGGGATGGATCCGGGGGTCACTGTTGGATCTGTGGGGCCGGGATGGATCCGTGGGGCCGGGATGGATCCGGGGGTCACTGTTGGATCCGTGGGGCCGGGATGGATCCGTGGGGCGGGGATGGATCCGGGGGTCACTGTTGGATCTGTGGGGCCGGGATGGATCCGTGGGGCGGGGATGGATCCGGGGGTCACTGTTGGATCCGTGGGGCCGGGATGGATCCGGGGGTCAGGGATGGATCCGTGGGGCGGGGATGGATCCGGGGGTCACTGTTGGATCCGTGGGGCCGGGATGGATCCGTGGGGCGGCCCCTCCTCCCCCGGCCGGATTTGGggtccctcctcccccccctcccccctccatCCCCGTTTCCATGGAAACCGCGCAGTTGCCAAGGAGGAGCCGGAGCCGCCCCCGCACCCGAAACCCCCCCGGATCCAACCCCGATCCACGGATCCAACCCCGATCCACGGATCCATCCCTGACCCCCGGATCCATCCCTGACCCACGGATCCAACCCTGACCCACGGATCCAACCCCGATCCACGGATCCAACCCTGACCCCCGGATCCATCCCTGACCCACGGATCCAACCCTGACCCACGGATCCAACCCCGATCCACGGATCCATCCCTGACCCCCGGATCCATCCCTGACCCACGGATCCAACCCTGACCCACGGATCCAACCCCGATCCACGGATCCATCCCTGACCCCCGGATCCATCCCTGACCCACGGATCCAACCCTGACCCACGGATCCAACCCCGATCCACGGATCCATCCCTGACCCCCGGATCCAACCCCGATCCACGGATCCATCCCTGACCCACGGATCCAACCCTGACCCCCGGATCCATCCCTGACCCACGGATCCAACCCCGATCCACGGATCCATCCCTGACCCCCGGATCCAACCCTACCCCACGGATCCATCCCTGACCCACGGATCCATCCCTGACCCACGGATCCAACACTGCCCCATGGATCCATCCCCACCCCATGGATCCAACCCTGACCCATGGATCCAACCCTGACCCACGGATCCATCCCTGACCCACGGATCCAACCCCGACCCACGGATCCATCCCTGACCCCCGGATCCATCCCTGACCCACGGATCCAACCCCACCCCACGGATCCATCCCTGACCCCCGGATCCAACTCTGACCCACGGATCCATCCCTGACCCACGGATCCAACACTGCCCCACGGATCCATCCCTGACCCACGGATGCAACACTGCCCCATGGATCCAACCCCACCCCATGGATCCAATCCTGACCCACGGATCCAACCCTGACCCACAGATCCAAACCTGACCCACAGATCCATCCCAACGTCACATCCCTGATCCATTGCCacaccccagccccacacctcAGCCCCATGGATCCATCCCAATCCCATATCCCAGACCCATATCCCAGCCCCatatcccagccccacatcccgtATCCCAGCCCCCCATCTCAACCCTATATCCCCAACCCCGTatccagccccacatcccagccccatATCCctgatcccacatcccatatcccatactCCGTACCCCGTACCCCCATATCCCACACCCCTGACCCCACATCCCTGATCCCACACCCCGGATCCCACATCCCCGATCCCACACCCCGGATCCCGGATCCCCGATCCCACACCCCGGATCCCCGATCCCACACCCCGCCTCCTCTCTCCCCGCAGGCTCCTCCAGGGGCGCCATGGCGGCGCTGGGCCCGGCGCTGGcggcctggctgctgctgagcccgcgggggctgcgcggggccgcggccgaCGGCCCCAACGGGACGTGCCGGGGCTCGGCGCGGTGCCAGCCCGGCGTCCTCCTGCCCGTGTGGCAGCCGGACGAGCCGGCGGCCGGGGACAAGGCCGCGCGCGCCATCGTCTACTTCGTGGCCATGATGTACCTGTTCCTGGGCGTGTCCATCATCGCCGACCGCTTCATGGCGTCCAT encodes the following:
- the KPTN gene encoding LOW QUALITY PROTEIN: KICSTOR complex protein kaptin (The sequence of the model RefSeq protein was modified relative to this genomic sequence to represent the inferred CDS: deleted 2 bases in 2 codons), with the translated sequence MSPWGRCPLVEDSFSRLGSQSNVYGLTALRGPGGGPGGGPGGLLAAALKGKVLLFRYLQLRPRLRPLAREMQFTYIPVDAEIVSIDSFPKSPPQRGLVVGITFIKDSGDKPAPS